One region of Acidimicrobiales bacterium genomic DNA includes:
- the hemC gene encoding hydroxymethylbilane synthase: MRLRIATRGSALALWQARHVAALLRQAAREEPGGTAGGDVEIDEVVVRTTGDVRRDVPIHEMGGQGVFVKEVQTAVLDGRADLAVHSAKDLPPRPAPGLVLAAVPVRADPRDALVGAALADLPAGARVATGSVRRRAQLAWLRPDLTFVGLRGNIGTRIERVGAEGADRVDAVVVAAAALERLDLADRAAEVLPVSALLPQVGQGALAVECAEDARGSGDHAELLRLLARIEDPGSRREVDAERAFLDTLGGGCELPVGALARAAADGRTLSMEVMLASLDGRIVARHRCEGPAGRPEELGRSAAGTLPAWSGTGT, encoded by the coding sequence GTGAGGCTGCGCATCGCCACCCGGGGGAGCGCCCTGGCGCTGTGGCAGGCCCGGCACGTGGCGGCGCTGCTCCGCCAGGCCGCCCGGGAGGAACCCGGCGGGACCGCCGGCGGGGACGTCGAGATCGACGAGGTCGTGGTCCGCACGACCGGCGACGTTCGGCGCGACGTCCCGATCCACGAGATGGGCGGCCAGGGGGTGTTCGTGAAGGAGGTCCAGACCGCCGTCCTCGACGGCCGGGCCGACCTGGCCGTGCACTCGGCCAAGGACCTGCCGCCCCGCCCCGCCCCCGGCCTGGTCCTGGCCGCGGTCCCGGTCCGGGCCGACCCCCGCGACGCCCTGGTCGGGGCGGCGCTGGCCGATCTGCCGGCGGGGGCCCGGGTGGCGACGGGGTCGGTCCGCCGGCGGGCCCAGCTGGCGTGGCTGCGGCCCGACCTCACCTTCGTGGGGCTCCGGGGCAACATCGGCACCCGGATCGAGCGGGTGGGGGCCGAGGGGGCCGACCGGGTCGACGCCGTGGTCGTGGCCGCCGCCGCCCTGGAACGCCTAGACCTGGCGGACCGGGCGGCGGAGGTCCTCCCCGTGTCGGCGCTGCTGCCTCAGGTGGGCCAGGGCGCCCTGGCCGTCGAGTGCGCCGAGGACGCCAGGGGCTCCGGGGACCACGCCGAGCTGCTGCGCCTGCTGGCCCGCATCGAGGACCCCGGATCGCGGCGGGAGGTCGACGCCGAACGGGCCTTCCTCGACACCCTGGGCGGCGGGTGCGAGCTGCCAGTCGGCGCCCTGGCCCGGGCGGCGGCCGACGGGCGCACCCTGTCGATGGAGGTGATGCTGGCCAGCCTCGACGGGCGCATCGTGGCCCGCCACCGCTGCGAGGGCCCGGCGGGCCGGCCCGAGGAGTTGGGCCGCTCGGCGGCCGGGACCCTCCCGGCGTGGAGCGGCACGGGAACGTGA
- the cobA gene encoding uroporphyrinogen-III C-methyltransferase has translation MERHGNVTVYLVGAGPGDPGLITVRGAEVLGRADVVVYDRLADPRLLELAPPGAERVDVGKRPGGPVDQESINALLVGRGRTGQVVVRLKGGDPFVFGRGGEEAAALAAASIPFEVVPGVSAAVAVPAYAGIPVTHRGLSASLTVVTGHSRNDPDPEPDWDLLARSGGTLVVLMGVAHRDRVADRLMAGGLRPDTPVAAVMWGTRPEQRTVRTTLAGLAGADVEPPATLVIGAVAALDLSWYERRPLLGRRVVVTRTAEQAGELSARLAEAGAEVVEVATLAVADPGDGSEGLVAAAGRLARFDWVVLTSANAVERVFAHLHDARDLGPARVAAVGPATAAALARHGVRANLVARRSSGAALADEIPDPPGRVLLARAEVADPALPEKLAGRGFEVEEVAAYRTVPLPVPVGLLERAAGADVVTFASGSAVDSYLAAGAGVGPGQLVACIGPVTAEAARRAGLDVAAVAGDASLDALVDAVIGALALKK, from the coding sequence GTGGAGCGGCACGGGAACGTGACCGTCTACCTGGTCGGGGCCGGGCCCGGGGACCCGGGGCTGATCACCGTCCGGGGCGCCGAGGTCCTGGGGCGCGCCGACGTGGTCGTCTACGACCGGCTGGCCGACCCCCGCCTCCTGGAGCTGGCGCCGCCGGGGGCCGAGCGGGTCGACGTCGGCAAGCGCCCCGGCGGCCCGGTGGACCAGGAATCGATCAACGCCCTGCTGGTCGGGCGGGGCCGCACGGGGCAGGTGGTCGTCCGGCTCAAGGGGGGGGACCCCTTCGTGTTCGGCCGCGGCGGCGAGGAGGCCGCCGCCCTCGCCGCCGCATCCATCCCCTTCGAGGTGGTGCCGGGAGTGAGCGCGGCGGTGGCCGTCCCCGCCTACGCCGGCATCCCGGTGACCCACCGGGGCCTGTCCGCGTCGCTCACGGTGGTGACCGGGCACAGCCGTAACGACCCCGACCCCGAACCGGACTGGGACCTGCTGGCCCGCTCCGGCGGGACCCTGGTGGTGCTGATGGGCGTGGCCCACCGGGACCGGGTGGCCGACCGGCTTATGGCCGGAGGCCTCCGCCCCGACACCCCGGTGGCGGCGGTGATGTGGGGCACCCGCCCCGAGCAGCGCACCGTGCGCACCACCCTGGCCGGGTTGGCCGGGGCGGACGTCGAGCCCCCCGCCACCCTCGTCATCGGGGCCGTGGCCGCTCTCGACCTGTCGTGGTACGAGCGCCGGCCCCTGCTCGGCCGACGGGTGGTCGTGACCCGGACGGCGGAGCAGGCCGGTGAGCTGTCGGCCCGGCTGGCCGAGGCGGGGGCCGAGGTGGTCGAGGTCGCGACCCTGGCCGTCGCCGACCCGGGGGACGGCAGCGAGGGACTGGTGGCGGCAGCGGGCCGCCTCGCCCGGTTCGACTGGGTGGTGCTCACCTCGGCCAACGCCGTGGAGCGGGTGTTCGCCCACCTCCACGACGCCCGCGACCTGGGCCCGGCCCGGGTGGCGGCGGTCGGGCCGGCCACCGCCGCCGCCCTCGCCCGCCACGGGGTGCGGGCCAACCTGGTGGCCCGGCGCTCGTCGGGGGCGGCCCTGGCCGACGAGATCCCCGACCCGCCGGGGCGGGTGCTGCTGGCCCGGGCCGAGGTGGCCGACCCGGCCCTGCCCGAGAAGCTGGCCGGGCGGGGCTTCGAGGTGGAGGAGGTGGCCGCCTACCGGACGGTCCCGCTCCCGGTCCCGGTCGGCCTCCTCGAGCGGGCGGCGGGAGCCGACGTGGTCACCTTCGCGTCGGGGTCCGCCGTCGACTCGTACCTGGCCGCCGGCGCCGGCGTGGGCCCGGGCCAGCTGGTGGCGTGCATCGGGCCGGTGACCGCCGAGGCGGCCCGGCGGGCCGGGCTGGACGTGGCGGCGGTGGCCGGCGACGCCAGCCTCGACGCCCTCGTCGACGCCGTAATCGGCGCTCTAGCCTTGAAGAAATGA
- a CDS encoding glutamyl-tRNA reductase, with protein MSVVVVGLNRTVPLRLLERMMVTDATLPKALHDLGGRTHLAEAVVLSTCMRTEVYAEAEKFHGAIGDIRNFLAEMSGASPESFSDHLYTYYEDAAVAHLFEVAAGLDSAVVGEGEILGQVRDAWERAREEGAAGPALGNLFRHAIEVGKRARTETAISRGVTSVSQAAVAMAADVLWGLSGRTVLVVGAGDMGRGMAVALAGRGVERVLVASRSEARAAEVVAELPTEAGVIDLSDVPDQLRSVDLVLTGTAASGLVFGAEEVAAALAERAGRRLLMVDIAVPRDVDPAVRELPGVTLLDMEDLVSFAEAGMSGRKAEVTRVREIIEEEVRRYGELSTARTVAPVVAALHDRAEALRAAELDRMSGRLSSLDERQRRAVETLTRGLVAKLLHDPTVRLKEEAGTPRGERLAEALRTLFDI; from the coding sequence CTGCCCAAGGCCCTCCATGACCTCGGGGGTCGCACCCACCTGGCCGAGGCGGTCGTGCTGTCCACGTGCATGCGCACGGAGGTGTACGCCGAGGCGGAGAAGTTCCACGGCGCCATCGGGGACATCCGCAACTTCCTGGCCGAGATGTCGGGCGCCTCCCCCGAGAGCTTCAGTGACCACCTCTACACGTACTACGAGGACGCGGCGGTGGCCCACCTGTTCGAGGTGGCGGCCGGGCTGGACTCGGCGGTGGTCGGGGAGGGGGAGATCCTCGGCCAGGTCCGGGACGCGTGGGAGCGGGCGCGCGAGGAGGGGGCGGCCGGGCCGGCCCTCGGCAACCTCTTCCGCCACGCCATCGAGGTCGGCAAGCGGGCCCGGACCGAGACCGCCATCTCCCGGGGGGTGACCTCGGTGTCCCAGGCGGCGGTGGCCATGGCCGCCGACGTGCTGTGGGGCCTGTCCGGTCGCACCGTGCTGGTGGTCGGGGCCGGGGACATGGGCCGGGGGATGGCCGTGGCCCTGGCCGGGCGCGGGGTCGAGCGGGTCCTGGTCGCCAGCCGGAGCGAGGCCCGGGCCGCCGAGGTGGTCGCCGAGCTGCCGACCGAGGCCGGGGTGATCGACCTGTCCGACGTGCCCGACCAGCTCCGTTCCGTCGACCTGGTGCTCACCGGCACGGCGGCCTCGGGTCTGGTCTTCGGCGCCGAGGAGGTGGCGGCGGCCCTGGCCGAGCGGGCCGGCCGGCGCCTCCTGATGGTCGACATCGCCGTGCCGCGCGACGTCGACCCCGCCGTCCGGGAGCTGCCCGGGGTCACCCTGCTCGACATGGAGGACCTGGTGTCCTTCGCCGAGGCGGGGATGTCGGGCCGCAAGGCCGAGGTGACCCGGGTGCGGGAGATCATCGAGGAGGAGGTCCGCCGCTACGGGGAGCTCTCCACCGCCCGCACCGTGGCCCCGGTGGTGGCCGCCCTCCACGACCGGGCCGAGGCCCTGCGGGCCGCCGAGCTGGACCGGATGTCGGGCCGGTTGAGCTCGCTCGACGAGCGCCAGCGGCGGGCGGTCGAGACCCTCACGCGGGGCCTGGTGGCCAAGCTGCTCCACGACCCGACGGTCAGGTTGAAGGAGGAGGCGGGGACGCCACGCGGGGAGCGGCTGGCCGAAGCCCTGCGCACGCTCTTCGACATCTGA